In Macaca thibetana thibetana isolate TM-01 chromosome 8, ASM2454274v1, whole genome shotgun sequence, one DNA window encodes the following:
- the VPS28 gene encoding vacuolar protein sorting-associated protein 28 homolog isoform X2, with protein MFHGIPATPGIGAPGNKPELYEEVKLYKNAREREKYDNMAELFAVVKTMQALEKAYIKDCVSPSEYTAACSRLLVQYKAAFRQVQGSEISTIDEFCRKFRLDCPLAMERIKEDRPITIKDDKGNLNRCIADVVSLFITVMDKLRLEIRAMDEIQPDLRELMETMHRMSHLPPDFEGRQTVSQWWVSLPARQSPRGAPETLPARQGPRGAPEALPTPHAPCCTPRLQTLSGMSASDELDDSQVRQMLFDLESAYNAFNRFLHA; from the exons ATGTTTCACGGGATCCCAGCCACTCCGGGCATAGGAG CCCCTGGGAACAAGCCAGAGCTGTATGAG GAAGTGAAGTTGTACAAGAACGCCCGGGAGCGGGAGAA GTACGACAACATGGCAGAGCTGTTCGCGGTGGTGAAAACAATGCAAGCCCTGGAGAAAGCCTACATCAAGGACTGTGTCTCCCCCAGCGA GTACACGGCAGCCTGCTCCCGGCTCCTGGTGCAGTACAAAGCTGCCTTCAGGCAGGTTCAGGGCTCAGAAATCAGCACTATTGACGAGTTCTGCCGCAAGTTCCGC CTGGATTGTCCACTGGCCATGGAGCGGATCAAGGAGGACCGACCCATCACCATCAAGGACGACAAGGGCAACCTCAACCGCTGCATTGCCGACGTAGTCTCG CTCTTCATCACGGTCATGGACAAGCTGCGCCTGGAGATTCGCGCCATGGATGAG ATCCAGCCCGACCTGCGAGAGCTGATGGAGACCATGCACCGAATGAGCCACCTCCCGCCCGACTTCGAGGGTCGCCAGACGGTCAGCCAGTGGTGGGTGTCCCTCCCCGCCAGGCAGAGCCCCCGCGGTGCCCCTGAGACCCTCCCCGCCAGGCAGGGCCCCCGCGGTGCCCCTGAGGCTCTGCCCACCCCACATGCCCCGTGCTGCACTCCCAGGCTGCAGACCCTGAGCGGCATGTCGGCATCAGACGAGCTGGACGACTCACAGGTGCGTCAGATGCTGTTCGACCTGGAGTCAGCCTACAACGCCTTCAACCGCTTCCTGCATGCCTGA
- the VPS28 gene encoding vacuolar protein sorting-associated protein 28 homolog isoform X1 encodes MFHGIPATPGIGAPGNKPELYEEVKLYKNAREREKYDNMAELFAVVKTMQALEKAYIKDCVSPSEYTAACSRLLVQYKAAFRQVQGSEISTIDEFCRKFRLDCPLAMERIKEDRPITIKDDKGNLNRCIADVVSLFITVMDKLRLEIRAMDEIQPDLRELMETMHRMSHLPPDFEGRQTAADPERHVGIRRAGRLTGASDAVRPGVSLQRLQPLPACLSPWRQPLHGRAESEAMTPGPLSATQALVIHTTHCLQLPILCLSLVSGLWGPGPSPQ; translated from the exons ATGTTTCACGGGATCCCAGCCACTCCGGGCATAGGAG CCCCTGGGAACAAGCCAGAGCTGTATGAG GAAGTGAAGTTGTACAAGAACGCCCGGGAGCGGGAGAA GTACGACAACATGGCAGAGCTGTTCGCGGTGGTGAAAACAATGCAAGCCCTGGAGAAAGCCTACATCAAGGACTGTGTCTCCCCCAGCGA GTACACGGCAGCCTGCTCCCGGCTCCTGGTGCAGTACAAAGCTGCCTTCAGGCAGGTTCAGGGCTCAGAAATCAGCACTATTGACGAGTTCTGCCGCAAGTTCCGC CTGGATTGTCCACTGGCCATGGAGCGGATCAAGGAGGACCGACCCATCACCATCAAGGACGACAAGGGCAACCTCAACCGCTGCATTGCCGACGTAGTCTCG CTCTTCATCACGGTCATGGACAAGCTGCGCCTGGAGATTCGCGCCATGGATGAG ATCCAGCCCGACCTGCGAGAGCTGATGGAGACCATGCACCGAATGAGCCACCTCCCGCCCGACTTCGAGGGTCGCCAGACG GCTGCAGACCCTGAGCGGCATGTCGGCATCAGACGAGCTGGACGACTCACAGGTGCGTCAGATGCTGTTCGACCTGGAGTCAGCCTACAACGCCTTCAACCGCTTCCTGCATGCCTGAGCCCGTGGCGCCAGCCCCTGCACGGAAGGGCAGAGTCTGAGGCGATGACTCCTGGTCCCCTATCCGCCACACAGGCCCTGGTCATCCACACAACTCACTGTCTGCAGCTGCCCATCTTGTGTCTGTCTTTGGTGTCAGGACTTTGGGGGCCGGGCCCCTCCCCACAATAA
- the VPS28 gene encoding vacuolar protein sorting-associated protein 28 homolog isoform X3, translated as MFHGIPATPGIGAPGNKPELYEEVKLYKNAREREKYDNMAELFAVVKTMQALEKAYIKDCVSPSEYTAACSRLLVQYKAAFRQVQGSEISTIDEFCRKFRLDCPLAMERIKEDRPITIKDDKGNLNRCIADVVSLFITVMDKLRLEIRAMDEIQPDLRELMETMHRMSHLPPDFEGRQTVSQWLQTLSGMSASDELDDSQVRQMLFDLESAYNAFNRFLHA; from the exons ATGTTTCACGGGATCCCAGCCACTCCGGGCATAGGAG CCCCTGGGAACAAGCCAGAGCTGTATGAG GAAGTGAAGTTGTACAAGAACGCCCGGGAGCGGGAGAA GTACGACAACATGGCAGAGCTGTTCGCGGTGGTGAAAACAATGCAAGCCCTGGAGAAAGCCTACATCAAGGACTGTGTCTCCCCCAGCGA GTACACGGCAGCCTGCTCCCGGCTCCTGGTGCAGTACAAAGCTGCCTTCAGGCAGGTTCAGGGCTCAGAAATCAGCACTATTGACGAGTTCTGCCGCAAGTTCCGC CTGGATTGTCCACTGGCCATGGAGCGGATCAAGGAGGACCGACCCATCACCATCAAGGACGACAAGGGCAACCTCAACCGCTGCATTGCCGACGTAGTCTCG CTCTTCATCACGGTCATGGACAAGCTGCGCCTGGAGATTCGCGCCATGGATGAG ATCCAGCCCGACCTGCGAGAGCTGATGGAGACCATGCACCGAATGAGCCACCTCCCGCCCGACTTCGAGGGTCGCCAGACGGTCAGCCAGTG GCTGCAGACCCTGAGCGGCATGTCGGCATCAGACGAGCTGGACGACTCACAGGTGCGTCAGATGCTGTTCGACCTGGAGTCAGCCTACAACGCCTTCAACCGCTTCCTGCATGCCTGA